Genomic window (Streptomyces cadmiisoli):
ATCGCTGTCGTAGGACAGGTCACGGACGGCGGCCGGGTCGGGGGAGAAGCGCTCCACACCGGCGTTGAGGGCCGCGTCGTCGTGCGACCCGGAGTAGCGCACGCCCCGGTTGCCGAACGGATTGCGGTCGCCCAGCCGCTCGTGCACGATGTCGCGGAACGTGAAGACCGAGAAGCGCAGATGGGACTCCAGGGTGCGCTCCGGGATCCGGGTGACGGCCAGGATGTCGTCGAGGTTGCGCTGCTGGAGGGCTGTCCGGTCCTCGGGGGCGGAGTCGTATCCGGTGCACTCCTGCAACCGCGCCCGCAGTCCGGCGGAGGTCAGGGTCGACCCGGGGCGCAGCCCCTGCCACAGCGGGTACTGCGGCTCGGAGGGCCGGGGCAGGTTCCGGCAGTAGTACTGGTAGACCACCCGCAGGTCGACCCGGTAGTCGTAACCGCGGGACCCGCCACCGAGCACGCCGTTGGTCAGCAGCGCCCCGTCGTAGGGGCCGCTCCGGCCGCCGTACACCTCGGCGGCCTTGGCCGCGACGTTCCCGCCCCACGACTGGCCGTGGACGTAGGTCCGTTCCGGCTCGCCGAACGCGGACACGAACAGGCGGCGCACGTTCTCGGTGTCGGCCGCGGCCATGCGCGTGCCGTAGCCGCCGCGGCGGTAGGACGAACCCGCCCACGCGTAACCCTGGTCCACCATCACCGACCAGCGCCCCAGATCGTCCAGGCTGCGCTGCGGGTCGGAGGCGGCGCCGAGGTCGGGACCGCCGTGGGCGTGGACCACCAGCTTCCCGTTCCAGTCGTCGGGGACGGCTATGGCGAAGTGGGCGCCGTTGCCGTCCTGACCGGTGTAGCAGGCGGCTTCGCCGGCGAGGTCCGCCGGGCAGTCGACGGACGCCGGACCCGAATCCGCCCGGGCGGCGGGGGCTCCGGCGAGCACACCCGCGACCAGGGCCGCGGCACCGGCGACCGCCCCCGCGCGTCCCCGTGCGCGGCGGCGGAGGGGTCGGCGGATCCGGGGGGTTCTCCATGTCTTCACGATGCGGCTCCTCGTCCGGGCTGGCGCTTCGTCGCGCTGTGCGCCGCGATGCTAGGGAGCGGCCGGAGCAAGGGCCATGCACTTGATCGTTGCGTTCATAGTGTTCGGCGCGCGTCCGTTCCGCGCCGCCCCGGTGCGGGGGCAAAGGGGAGCATCCCCGTCGAAAGATCGCGACTAGGCTGCAAAGGGTAGGCATCCCTCGTCGTACGGCGGTCGATGATGGAGGAGACACGCATGGACTACTACGACCTCGGCACTCACGGCCGCCGCGTGACGACCTCGTCGCCCGAGGCCCAGACGTGGTTCGACCGCGGACTGGTCTGGACGTACGCCTTCAACCACGAGGAGGCCGTCGCCTGTTTCGAGGCCGCGGCCGCCGCGGACCCGGACTGCGCGATGGCCCGGTGGGGCATCGCCTACGCCCTCGGCCCCAACTACAACAAGCCCTGGGAGGCGTTCGACACCGAGGACCTCGCGCGCACCGTCGACCGCACCCACGCCGCCGTACGACTCGCGCACGACACGGCGGCGGTCGCCGCCACCCCAGTCGAACGCGCCCTGATCGACGCGCTGAGGGCGCGTTATCCGCGGGCCGAGCCCGTCGCCGACTGCGCGGTGTGGAACGCGCCCTACGCCGAGGCCATGCGCGCCGTGTACGAACTGGCCCCCGACGACCTCGATCTCGCCACCCTGTACGCCGACGCCCTGATGAACCTCACCCCCTGGCAGCTGTGGGACATCCGGACCGGTGAGCCCGCCGAAGGCGCCCGCACCCGCGAGGCCCGGGCCGTCCTCGAGCGGGCCCTGGCCACCGCGGAGGGCGCCCGGCATCCGGGTGTGGTGCACATGTACATCCACCTGATGGAGATGTCGCCGACCCCCGAGGCGGCGCTCCCCGTCGCCGACCGGCTGCGCGGCCTGGTGCCCGACGCCGGCCACCTCCAGCACATGCCCACCCATCTGGACGTGCTCTGCGGTGACTACCGGCGCGTGGTGTCCGACAACAGCGCCGCCATCGCCGCCGACGAGAAGTACCGCGCACGAGCCGGCGCGATGAACTTCTACACCCTGTACCGCTCGCACAACTACCACTTCAAGATCTACGGCGCGATGTTCCTCGGCCAGTCCCGTGTCGCCCTGGAGACCGCCGCCGCGCTGGAGGAGTCGATCAGCGAGGACCTGCTGCGGGTGCAGAGCCCGCCCATGGCCGACTGGCTGGAGGGCTTCCTCGCCATGCGGGTCCATGTGCTGATCCGGTTCGGCCGCTGGGCGGAGATCCTGGACCTGCCACTGCCCGCCGACCCGGAGCTGTACAGCGTGACGACCGCGATGCTGCGCTACGCCCGTGGTGTCGCGCTGTCGGCGACCGGCCGGATCGCCGGGGCGGAGGCCGAACGCGAGCTGTTCCGGGAGGCGCTCACCAGGGTCCCCGGTACACGCATGCTGTTCAACAACACCTGCGCCGACATCCTCGCGGTCGCCTCGGCGATGCTCGACGGCGAACTGGAGTACCGCAAGGGCCGGTACGACGCCGCTTTCGCCGCGCTGCGGCGCGCGGTGGAACTCGACGACGACCTGCCCTACGACGAGCCGTGGGGCTGGATGCAGCCCACCCGGCACGCCTACGGCGCCCTGCTGCTGGAGCAGGGCCGCGTGGAGGAGGCCGCGGCGGTCTACCGGGCCGACCTCGGTCTCGACGACACCCTGCCGCGCCCCTTGCAGCACCCCGGCAACGTCTGGGCCCTGCACGGCCTGCACGAGTGCCTGGTCCGTCTCGGCAGGACGGGGGAGGCGCGGATCCTTGCCCAGCAGCTCAAGATGGCCGCCGCTGTGGCGGACGTGCCCGTCGAGGCGTCCTGCTTCTGCCGCCTGGAACGCGTCGCCGCCCCGCTGGGCGGGGGCGACTCCCCGGGCGACTCCACGGGCGGCACCGACCCGGTGGGCGCCGGCGACTGCTGCGGCGCGGAGGGCTGACCGCGCCCGGCGCGAGTCGTGCCGACCGGCGTGGTGTGACACGCCCCCGGTCGGACCATCCCTCAATTCGCACCAATTTGTGGCTTAGCGTACGGGATATGATGAAAAGCCAACTCGCGTACTTGGCATGCGCGGCAGCCGTCATCGGTACGACCCTCGGCGCCGCACCACCGGACGCCATCCACCGGACCCATCTGGTCCATGCGGGGCAGTCGATCCAGAAGGCCGTGGACGCCGCCCAGACGGGCGACACCGTTCTGGTGGCCCCCGGCACCTACCGCGAGAGCGTCAAGGTGACCACGCCCGGCCTGACCCTGCGCGGCATGGGCCGGAGCACGGTGATCGAGCCGGCCACGCAGAGCGCCGGCAACAGCTGTGCCACGGCCGGCAACGGCATCTGCGTGGTGGGCACGAAGGACAACATGCTCAAGGGCGTCACGATCGCCTCCCTGACCGTGGCCGGCTTCGCCAAGTCAGGTGTGTCGGCGGTCGCGACGGACCAGCTGACCGTGCGCAACGTGACGGCCGTGCGCAATGGCGTGTGGGGCATCGCCGAGGAGCACTCGGTGCGCAGCGTGTTCCGCGGGAACACCGCCCGGGACAACGGCGACGCGGGTTTGTTCCTCGCCAACACGATCACCGATGAGGCCGGGGCGCTGGACACGCGGGGAACCGTGGTCGAGGCCAACCGGTTGTCGGGCAACCGCATCGGTGTCACCGTCCGCCGCCTGCGGAACCTGGTCGTCGAGCGCAACCTCGTCACCGGCAACTGCGCGGCCGTGTTCGTCGTCGGCGATGAGAACAAGCCGAAGGCCGGTGACCTCGCCGTCCGCGACAACCACATCGAGCAGAACAACAAGTTCTGCCCGAAGACCGAGCGGCTGCCGTTCCTCCAGGGCTCGGGCATCGTCCTGACCGGCGCCGAGAAGACCCTGGTCACGGGGAACGTCGTCAAGGACAACATCGGAGCGTCCCCGCTGTCGGGCGGCATCGTCGTCTTCCAGAGCATGGTCGGCGTCACCAGCGAGGACAACCGGATCAGCGACAACGAGCTGGAGGGCAACGCCCCGGCCGACCTCGTGAACACCGACAGCGGCAAGGGCAACACCTTCGCGAACAACTCCTGCTGGGCGTCCAAGCCCACGGGAATGTGCTGACCGGACGGCTGTAGCCCTCATTTTCTGACCCACGAAGGAAGGGAAGCGGCACATGACGACCGCTGAGACTGCTCCGCCGCCGTCCATGCGGCTGAGAGAGCTGGTGTTCGGGGCGGCGTGTGCCGCTGCCCTCCGCGCGGCCGCCCGGCTGGGGGTCGCCGACGCGCTGGGCGACCACCCCATGGCCGTGGAGGACCTGGCGTCCGCGGTGAAGACCGAACCCAAGCCGCTGCGCAGGCTGCTGCGTGCCATGGCCTGCTACGGCGTGTTCGCCGAACGGCACGACGGGACGTTCGAGCACACCGACATGTCCCGGCTGCTGCGCGAGGACGACCCCAACAGCCTGCGCTACATCACGCTCTGGTGCACCGAGCCGTGGACCTGGGACGCCTGGCCGAAGCTGGACGAGGCGGTGCGCACCGGCCACAACGTGGTGGAGGGCCTGTACGGGAAGGAGTTCTTCGAGTACCTCAACGAGGACGCTCCGGAATCCGCCGTCGTCTTCAACCGCGCCATGACGACCTCGAGCATGCAGTCCGCCCGGGACGTCGCACAGTGCCTGGACCTGTCGGGCGCCTCGTCGATCGCCGACATCGGAGGCGGTCAGGGGCATGTGGTGGCGAGCCTGCTGGAGAAGTACCCCTCGCTGCACGGCACCCTGCTCGACCTGCCGCGCGTGGTCGAGAACGCCGATCCACGCCTGCGCCCGGGCGGCGAACTCGCCAACCGGGTGCACATCGTCCCCGGCGACTGCCGCGTGGACATCCCGGTCCGGGCCGATGTGTACATCATCAAGAACATCCTGGAATGGGACGACGAGAGCACCGCCCGCACCCTGCGCAACGTCATCCACGCGGGCGGCCCCGGCGCACGGGTCGTGGTCATCGAGAACCTGGTCGACGACTCGCCGTCGATGAGGTTCAGCAGCGCCATGGACCTGCTGCTGCTCCTCAACGTCGGCGGAGCGAAGCACACCCGGGACAGCATGGTCGGCCGGCTGACCGAAGCGGGTCTGGTCATCGACGAGTTCCGCGAGGTCAACCCCTACCTGCACGCGTTCGACTGCACCGTGCCCGCCTGATCCTGCCCGCGGCCGCGCACGGGAACACCGGACGCCGGGCCCGAGACATTCGCGGGCCCGGCGGCCGGTGGCCGAGTGGGTGGTTCAGGCGGTGGCGTTCCGCTCCCAGCGGTAGAAGCAGTTCGCCATCGCGTCCTTCGGGGAACGCCAGGTCGCGGGGTCGTACGCGCTGACGTACGCCGACAGCCGCTCGCTGATGTCGCGGAACTCGGAGTGCCCGGCGAGCTTGGCGATGGCCGGGGAGGGGTCCCGCTCGGC
Coding sequences:
- a CDS encoding alpha/beta hydrolase family protein — translated: MKTWRTPRIRRPLRRRARGRAGAVAGAAALVAGVLAGAPAARADSGPASVDCPADLAGEAACYTGQDGNGAHFAIAVPDDWNGKLVVHAHGGPDLGAASDPQRSLDDLGRWSVMVDQGYAWAGSSYRRGGYGTRMAAADTENVRRLFVSAFGEPERTYVHGQSWGGNVAAKAAEVYGGRSGPYDGALLTNGVLGGGSRGYDYRVDLRVVYQYYCRNLPRPSEPQYPLWQGLRPGSTLTSAGLRARLQECTGYDSAPEDRTALQQRNLDDILAVTRIPERTLESHLRFSVFTFRDIVHERLGDRNPFGNRGVRYSGSHDDAALNAGVERFSPDPAAVRDLSYDSDLTGRVAIPVLTLHAIDDPTAFVEHEAAYRATLSGAHRDGHLVQTFTRESEHSELSDAEYANSVAALDRWVRSGRKPTARAIADSCAAFDRAYGSGCFYDAAFRPLPYASRVRPRPGELHWPAMTAAQERTWSRVEGVGIAP
- a CDS encoding right-handed parallel beta-helix repeat-containing protein; protein product: MMKSQLAYLACAAAVIGTTLGAAPPDAIHRTHLVHAGQSIQKAVDAAQTGDTVLVAPGTYRESVKVTTPGLTLRGMGRSTVIEPATQSAGNSCATAGNGICVVGTKDNMLKGVTIASLTVAGFAKSGVSAVATDQLTVRNVTAVRNGVWGIAEEHSVRSVFRGNTARDNGDAGLFLANTITDEAGALDTRGTVVEANRLSGNRIGVTVRRLRNLVVERNLVTGNCAAVFVVGDENKPKAGDLAVRDNHIEQNNKFCPKTERLPFLQGSGIVLTGAEKTLVTGNVVKDNIGASPLSGGIVVFQSMVGVTSEDNRISDNELEGNAPADLVNTDSGKGNTFANNSCWASKPTGMC
- a CDS encoding methyltransferase — its product is MTTAETAPPPSMRLRELVFGAACAAALRAAARLGVADALGDHPMAVEDLASAVKTEPKPLRRLLRAMACYGVFAERHDGTFEHTDMSRLLREDDPNSLRYITLWCTEPWTWDAWPKLDEAVRTGHNVVEGLYGKEFFEYLNEDAPESAVVFNRAMTTSSMQSARDVAQCLDLSGASSIADIGGGQGHVVASLLEKYPSLHGTLLDLPRVVENADPRLRPGGELANRVHIVPGDCRVDIPVRADVYIIKNILEWDDESTARTLRNVIHAGGPGARVVVIENLVDDSPSMRFSSAMDLLLLLNVGGAKHTRDSMVGRLTEAGLVIDEFREVNPYLHAFDCTVPA
- a CDS encoding TcmI family type II polyketide cyclase, which produces MHHTLIVARMKPGSAPDIAQVFEDSDRGELPHLVGVSRRSLFQFDDVYLHLIEAERDPSPAIAKLAGHSEFRDISERLSAYVSAYDPATWRSPKDAMANCFYRWERNATA